From the genome of Cytobacillus firmus, one region includes:
- a CDS encoding murein hydrolase activator EnvC family protein, translating to MKKSIITLSLAAVLGFGSITVGMPIEKASAANKLNDLNSQQEKINQQRSGVESKLNDTDKKISENQSEQQSVQSEIERLDKAISDALAKIEEKNQEIADTKKEIEKLEAEIKVLVERIKKRNELLKDRARNYQETGGMVSYIDVLMGAQSFGDFVERVGAVATIVEADQEILQAHQADKDELEKKQNQVKEELASLETMRAELEGMKKSLNAQKAEKDKLLASLKHKEEEMHAHKLELSEENEILAAQEAAIQKAIKLEQERQAEAARQAEAAKQAELARQKAAAEAAKKSSSSAGSSSSAGSSSSSDSGSSSSPQVSAPSVASGAWTRPAAGRLSSGFGSRSLGDHFGVDIASGGTVPIVAAADGVVIRSYYSSSYGNAIFIAHSVGGQTYTTVYAHMRSRSVGSGQTVSKGQQIGIMGNTGQSYGQHLHFELHRGSWNAAKSNAINPVGIVPL from the coding sequence TTGAAGAAATCCATCATCACATTATCATTAGCTGCCGTTCTGGGTTTTGGCAGCATAACAGTTGGGATGCCTATTGAGAAGGCGTCTGCAGCAAATAAACTAAACGATCTAAACAGCCAGCAGGAAAAAATTAACCAGCAGCGTTCCGGAGTAGAATCAAAGTTAAACGATACAGATAAAAAGATCAGCGAAAACCAGAGCGAGCAGCAATCTGTACAAAGTGAGATTGAGCGTCTGGATAAAGCGATCAGTGATGCTTTAGCTAAAATTGAAGAAAAGAATCAAGAAATTGCAGATACAAAAAAGGAAATTGAGAAACTTGAAGCAGAAATTAAAGTATTAGTAGAGCGCATCAAAAAGCGTAATGAACTATTAAAAGACCGTGCACGCAACTACCAGGAAACTGGCGGAATGGTGAGCTATATTGATGTTTTAATGGGTGCGCAGAGCTTTGGAGATTTTGTTGAACGGGTTGGAGCAGTTGCAACAATCGTAGAAGCTGACCAGGAAATTTTACAAGCGCATCAGGCGGATAAAGACGAGCTTGAGAAAAAACAGAATCAGGTAAAAGAAGAGCTAGCCTCTTTAGAAACAATGCGTGCAGAGCTTGAAGGCATGAAAAAGAGCTTAAACGCACAAAAAGCAGAGAAAGATAAATTACTTGCATCTCTAAAGCATAAAGAAGAGGAAATGCATGCTCATAAGCTTGAATTATCCGAAGAAAATGAGATTCTTGCAGCCCAGGAAGCAGCGATTCAAAAAGCAATCAAGCTAGAGCAGGAAAGACAAGCAGAAGCAGCAAGACAAGCAGAGGCAGCAAAACAAGCTGAACTGGCAAGACAAAAGGCTGCAGCAGAAGCGGCTAAGAAGAGCTCTTCATCAGCGGGAAGCAGTTCATCAGCAGGAAGCAGCTCCTCATCTGACAGCGGATCTTCAAGCAGCCCGCAGGTATCTGCACCTTCTGTAGCAAGCGGTGCCTGGACAAGACCAGCAGCAGGAAGACTTTCTTCCGGTTTCGGCAGCCGTTCATTAGGCGATCATTTTGGAGTAGATATTGCTTCAGGCGGCACAGTTCCGATCGTGGCCGCAGCCGATGGTGTTGTCATCCGTTCATATTACTCCAGCAGCTACGGAAATGCGATTTTCATTGCTCACTCTGTAGGCGGACAAACGTATACTACCGTATATGCTCACATGAGAAGCCGTTCTGTCGGCTCTGGCCAGACAGTTTCTAAAGGCCAGCAAATCGGTATCATGGGTAATACTGGACAATCTTACGGTCAGCATCTGCACTTTGAACTTCACAGAGGTTCTTGGAATGCAGCAAAATCAAATGCGATTAATCCTGTAGGCATTGTGCCTCTATAA
- the ftsX gene encoding permease-like cell division protein FtsX, which translates to MKARTLGRHFRESFKSLGRNGWMTFASASAVTVTLILVGVFFVIMMNLNKVATTIEEDVEIRVHIDVAANEQDQEVLRQKIEGIPEVKTVEYSTKEKELDSLINSLGEEGEAFKLFEQDNPLNDVFIVKTKNPADTMKAAKQIEKMEYAAKVKYGQGQVEKLFNFINAGRNVGLVLIIGLLFTAMFLISNTIKITIMSRRKEIEIMRLVGATNSFIRWPFFLEGLWLGLLGSIIPIALVSSAYYYAYDYLAPKLEGHFVKLLEFSPFVYQISGLLILMGALIGVWGSLMSVRKFLKV; encoded by the coding sequence ATGAAAGCTAGAACATTGGGCCGGCACTTCCGCGAAAGTTTTAAAAGTCTCGGGCGAAACGGCTGGATGACATTTGCTTCTGCAAGTGCGGTCACAGTAACCCTCATTTTAGTTGGCGTATTTTTCGTCATTATGATGAATCTCAACAAGGTGGCTACAACCATTGAAGAGGACGTGGAAATCCGCGTTCACATCGATGTTGCTGCAAATGAGCAGGATCAGGAAGTTTTACGGCAAAAAATCGAAGGAATACCCGAAGTCAAAACGGTTGAATACTCAACTAAGGAAAAAGAGCTTGATAGTTTAATAAACAGCCTTGGTGAAGAAGGCGAAGCCTTCAAACTGTTCGAACAGGATAATCCGCTGAACGATGTATTTATCGTAAAGACGAAAAACCCGGCAGACACAATGAAAGCTGCAAAGCAGATTGAGAAAATGGAATATGCGGCAAAAGTAAAATATGGGCAGGGGCAGGTTGAAAAACTATTCAACTTTATCAATGCCGGACGAAATGTTGGCCTTGTGCTGATTATCGGCTTATTATTCACTGCCATGTTCCTGATTTCCAATACCATTAAGATTACGATTATGTCACGAAGAAAAGAAATTGAGATTATGAGATTGGTAGGAGCAACCAACTCGTTCATCAGATGGCCATTCTTCCTTGAAGGTTTATGGCTTGGGCTGCTAGGATCCATTATTCCTATTGCGCTTGTTTCATCAGCATACTATTACGCCTATGATTATTTGGCGCCAAAGCTTGAAGGACATTTTGTCAAGCTGCTGGAGTTTAGTCCGTTTGTTTATCAGATTTCCGGGCTTCTTATCCTGATGGGTGCCCTCATTGGTGTATGGGGAAGCTTAATGTCAGTCAGAAAGTTCCTGAAAGTATAA
- the ftsE gene encoding cell division ATP-binding protein FtsE yields MIEMKDVYKRYPNGVTAASGIDIHIKQGEFVYVVGPSGAGKSTFIKMMYREEKPSSGTITIDGVNLATLKNAKVPLMRRKIGVVFQDFKLLPTLTVYENVAFALEVIEEHPKNIKKQVMETLDLVGLKHKARMLPTELSGGEQQRVSIARSIVNSPKVVIADEPTGNLDPDTSWEIMNIFDEINTRGTTVVMATHNKEIVNTIKHRVIAIEGGRIVRDEQRGDYGYES; encoded by the coding sequence ATGATCGAAATGAAAGACGTATATAAGAGATACCCCAATGGCGTTACAGCTGCCAGCGGGATAGATATTCATATTAAGCAAGGTGAGTTTGTTTATGTAGTAGGGCCGAGTGGTGCCGGTAAATCCACTTTTATCAAAATGATGTACCGGGAAGAAAAGCCTTCGAGCGGAACGATAACCATTGACGGAGTGAATCTGGCTACATTGAAGAATGCAAAGGTGCCGCTAATGCGCCGTAAAATCGGTGTCGTTTTCCAGGACTTTAAGCTCCTCCCGACATTGACAGTTTATGAGAATGTAGCTTTTGCTCTTGAGGTTATTGAAGAGCATCCGAAGAATATTAAAAAACAAGTTATGGAAACATTGGACCTTGTAGGTTTAAAACATAAGGCAAGGATGCTTCCGACCGAACTGTCAGGCGGGGAGCAGCAGCGTGTTTCCATCGCCAGATCAATCGTAAACTCTCCAAAGGTCGTGATAGCGGACGAGCCTACAGGAAACCTTGACCCGGATACCTCATGGGAAATCATGAACATCTTCGATGAAATCAACACGAGAGGAACGACTGTGGTCATGGCAACTCATAATAAAGAAATTGTTAACACGATTAAGCACCGCGTTATTGCCATTGAAGGCGGAAGAATTGTGCGTGACGAGCAAAGAGGTGATTACGGCTATGAAAGCTAG
- the cccB gene encoding cytochrome c551, with amino-acid sequence MKKKLLALLMGTSLVLAACGGGDDAAEDKDTSTNGGGETTTDTADAGDAQKLYEQKCSSCHGANLEGGVGPALDKIGANLSQEDIENTIANGKGAMPKGLLQGEEASAVASWLAGKK; translated from the coding sequence GTGAAAAAGAAGCTATTAGCACTACTAATGGGTACATCTTTAGTTCTTGCAGCCTGCGGCGGCGGAGACGATGCTGCTGAGGACAAGGACACTTCCACAAACGGCGGCGGCGAAACAACAACGGATACGGCTGACGCTGGCGATGCACAAAAGCTTTATGAACAGAAATGTTCAAGCTGCCACGGTGCAAATCTTGAAGGCGGTGTAGGACCTGCGCTTGATAAAATCGGTGCAAACCTATCACAGGAAGATATTGAAAACACGATAGCTAACGGTAAAGGAGCAATGCCTAAAGGATTGCTTCAGGGAGAAGAAGCTTCTGCTGTAGCGTCTTGGCTGGCAGGCAAGAAATAA
- a CDS encoding YitT family protein — MGKYKRGYTYSTKAERLLEYLYVLIGSGIVAVAFNVFLLPNRIASGGVSGISTILDAVVGWEPAYVQWAFNIPLFIAGVLLLGKQFGAKTLAGTIFLPFVVFLTKEYEPWTSDPLLASLFGGIGVGLGLGIVFRGKASTGGTDLAAQIINKYTGLSLGTCVAIIDGLIVLSAAIIFDIEQGLYALIALYVTSKTIDLIQLGFSRTKMALIITENQSEVREGILNKIDRGVTKLSAYGGYTDHERPVLMCVVDQTEFTKLKQLVQTIDPTAFIIVTDASEVLGEGFKRA; from the coding sequence ATGGGCAAATATAAAAGAGGATATACTTATAGTACAAAAGCGGAGAGATTGCTGGAGTATTTATACGTTTTGATAGGGTCAGGTATTGTAGCGGTCGCGTTTAATGTGTTTTTGCTGCCCAACCGGATTGCATCAGGCGGGGTAAGCGGGATCAGTACAATCCTGGATGCAGTTGTTGGCTGGGAGCCAGCTTATGTACAGTGGGCATTTAATATACCGCTTTTTATTGCTGGTGTGCTGCTGCTTGGAAAACAATTTGGAGCCAAGACTCTGGCCGGGACAATCTTCCTGCCGTTTGTTGTGTTTCTGACAAAGGAATACGAGCCATGGACATCTGATCCGCTGCTCGCATCGCTGTTTGGCGGAATTGGCGTCGGTCTTGGTTTAGGAATTGTTTTCAGGGGTAAAGCATCAACAGGAGGGACAGACCTTGCAGCACAGATTATTAACAAGTATACAGGTTTGTCTCTTGGCACTTGTGTTGCGATAATCGATGGATTGATCGTATTGTCGGCTGCGATTATTTTTGACATAGAGCAGGGGCTGTATGCCTTAATTGCTTTATATGTAACAAGCAAAACAATTGATCTGATCCAGCTTGGTTTCAGCCGGACAAAGATGGCTTTAATCATTACTGAAAATCAAAGTGAAGTTCGTGAAGGAATTTTGAATAAAATTGACCGCGGTGTGACAAAACTATCAGCATACGGTGGTTATACCGACCATGAACGTCCGGTCCTGATGTGTGTAGTGGATCAGACAGAGTTCACAAAATTGAAACAACTGGTTCAAACCATTGATCCTACTGCATTTATCATTGTTACGGATGCTTCCGAGGTGTTGGGCGAGGGTTTCAAACGAGCGTAG
- a CDS encoding tropomyosin — translation MWYNVEKEVRKLEKILNEILSTLKDHSKRFDGIDEKFDSIDKRFDSMDKKFDSIDEKFDSIDQRFESIDQKFDSIDTKFDLIDQRFDSIDKRFDSIDHEISDVKSRLGNVENRLGNVENRIGNVENRLGNVENRLGNVENKIEVLSEQIENNATEFRSHFKHIEIKLDQHEETFNVISDAIKGTKIDIVHLSEKSGVQEMEINQLKKRIHS, via the coding sequence ATGTGGTATAATGTCGAAAAGGAGGTGAGAAAATTGGAGAAGATTCTTAATGAAATTTTAAGTACATTGAAGGACCATTCAAAGAGGTTTGATGGTATTGACGAGAAGTTCGATTCGATTGATAAAAGATTCGACTCTATGGACAAGAAATTTGATTCGATTGATGAGAAATTTGATTCGATTGACCAGAGATTTGAATCGATAGATCAGAAATTTGATTCGATTGATACAAAGTTTGATTTGATTGATCAGAGGTTTGATTCAATAGATAAGAGGTTTGATTCGATTGACCATGAAATCTCTGATGTTAAAAGCAGACTTGGAAATGTTGAGAACAGGCTTGGGAATGTTGAGAACAGGATTGGAAATGTTGAGAACAGACTTGGAAATGTTGAGAACAGGCTTGGGAATGTTGAAAATAAAATTGAAGTACTGTCTGAACAGATTGAGAACAATGCGACCGAATTCAGAAGCCATTTTAAGCATATTGAAATAAAGCTGGATCAGCATGAAGAGACTTTTAACGTCATCTCTGACGCAATAAAAGGCACAAAAATTGATATCGTTCACCTCAGTGAAAAGAGCGGGGTTCAAGAAATGGAAATAAACCAGCTCAAAAAGCGTATCCACTCCTAG
- a CDS encoding urease accessory protein UreH — translation MLESGLLSILLLGFTLGIKHSTEPDHIIAVSTIASQTKRLVRSSLSGVFWGLGHTLMLLLFGVTVIALNQHIPGPLALSLELAVGIMLIYLGFTGFKDKKQQRPNTKHYHKKSFIIGGIHGLAGSAALVLLTTAQAQTELQAFLFILIFGAGTIIGMLLFTTVLGLPFLITSQAQKKIHSNLIRISSAASVLYGVYYIFEVGSDLFL, via the coding sequence ATGCTTGAGAGCGGATTACTTTCTATTTTATTGCTGGGTTTCACATTAGGAATAAAACATTCAACAGAGCCCGATCACATTATCGCGGTTTCAACAATTGCAAGCCAGACAAAGCGCTTGGTTCGCTCTTCGCTCTCAGGTGTTTTCTGGGGGCTTGGCCACACGTTAATGCTCCTGTTATTTGGGGTAACGGTTATAGCACTTAATCAGCATATCCCTGGCCCTCTTGCTCTTTCTCTTGAATTGGCAGTGGGCATAATGCTTATATATCTTGGCTTTACTGGCTTTAAGGACAAAAAACAGCAAAGGCCGAACACAAAGCATTATCACAAGAAGTCTTTTATCATTGGAGGGATTCATGGTCTGGCTGGCAGTGCAGCTTTAGTTCTATTAACAACTGCACAGGCTCAAACAGAGTTGCAAGCTTTTCTTTTTATCCTCATTTTTGGAGCAGGAACAATTATTGGAATGCTTCTCTTTACTACTGTTCTTGGGTTGCCCTTTTTAATCACTTCTCAAGCTCAAAAGAAAATACACTCAAATCTTATAAGGATCTCTTCAGCAGCAAGTGTACTATATGGGGTTTATTATATTTTTGAGGTTGGCAGTGATTTATTTCTTTAG
- the larE gene encoding ATP-dependent sacrificial sulfur transferase LarE: MNIHNSLVKEQKLKEILSEMERIIIAFSGGVDSTYLLKVALDTLGKENVLAITADSESFPPSELEETIRIANAIDAPHQIIKMSELSIPGYSENDSNRCYYCKKGLFENLYPIMIEKGYHNLTFGLIKDDLGEHRPGVKAAIEKNVRGPLAEADITKDDIRIRSKELGLDTWDKPSLACLSSRIAYGEKITIEKLRKVDEAEQFIKGFGIKQVRVRVHNEIARIEVDPSDMNELLKYHKEISEQLKLIGFKYTAMDLAGYKSGSMNKLLEGTAI; encoded by the coding sequence ATGAATATACATAACAGTTTAGTCAAAGAACAAAAGCTGAAGGAAATACTTTCAGAGATGGAACGGATTATTATTGCATTTTCAGGAGGGGTAGATAGTACCTACTTATTAAAGGTGGCTTTAGATACATTAGGAAAAGAAAATGTGCTTGCTATTACAGCTGACTCGGAATCTTTTCCTCCTTCCGAGCTGGAAGAAACTATTCGAATCGCCAATGCCATTGATGCCCCGCATCAAATTATTAAGATGTCAGAACTCTCCATTCCCGGATATTCGGAAAATGATTCAAACAGATGTTATTACTGTAAAAAGGGACTGTTTGAAAATTTGTATCCAATTATGATTGAAAAAGGTTATCATAACTTGACCTTTGGTCTCATTAAAGATGATTTAGGAGAACATCGGCCTGGTGTGAAGGCTGCTATTGAAAAAAATGTAAGAGGCCCTCTTGCCGAGGCTGATATTACGAAAGACGATATCAGGATCCGTTCCAAAGAGCTGGGACTTGATACATGGGACAAACCCTCACTAGCATGTTTATCCTCCAGAATAGCATATGGTGAAAAAATCACAATTGAGAAGTTGAGGAAAGTTGATGAGGCCGAGCAGTTTATTAAGGGATTTGGAATCAAGCAGGTCCGTGTCAGAGTTCACAATGAAATTGCAAGAATCGAAGTTGATCCGTCAGATATGAATGAACTCTTAAAGTATCATAAAGAAATCTCTGAGCAATTAAAATTGATTGGATTTAAATATACAGCTATGGACCTGGCTGGGTATAAAAGCGGAAGTATGAATAAATTGCTGGAAGGAACAGCTATATAA
- a CDS encoding LarC family nickel insertion protein: protein MNILFIDCGISGIAGDMSLAAFTELGVDLSIVERKLKSVIKEEFSLGTKKVVKKGISSTELVIHTEEEKHSHRHYTHIKKAIEESDLEEAEKETALKMFETIGSAEAKIHDSTLEKVHFHEVGGVDSMIDIIGTAIAYNTLNIEKVVCTPVAAGNGYIKIAHGLYPVPAPATLEILKDIPLRKTDIQSELTTPTGAAIVRTLANEFGNMPSMKVQKIGYGAGSKDFKSHPNVVRFVIGEQ from the coding sequence TCACAGAATTGGGCGTTGATTTATCAATTGTAGAAAGAAAGCTTAAATCTGTAATTAAGGAAGAGTTTTCGCTAGGGACAAAAAAGGTTGTAAAGAAGGGAATCTCCAGTACGGAATTAGTCATTCATACAGAAGAAGAAAAACACTCACACCGCCACTATACACACATAAAAAAAGCAATTGAAGAATCTGACCTTGAAGAGGCAGAAAAAGAAACGGCCTTAAAAATGTTTGAAACGATAGGGTCAGCAGAGGCAAAAATACATGACAGCACTCTCGAAAAGGTGCATTTCCACGAAGTTGGAGGTGTAGACTCGATGATTGATATTATAGGTACCGCAATTGCTTACAATACATTAAACATTGAAAAGGTAGTCTGCACTCCGGTTGCTGCAGGAAATGGATATATCAAAATTGCTCATGGCCTTTATCCTGTGCCAGCCCCGGCAACATTGGAAATTCTAAAAGATATTCCATTGCGGAAAACTGACATTCAAAGTGAATTGACGACACCTACTGGTGCTGCCATTGTCCGTACCCTGGCTAATGAGTTCGGGAACATGCCTTCCATGAAAGTTCAGAAAATAGGATATGGCGCAGGGTCAAAGGATTTCAAATCCCACCCAAATGTTGTCAGGTTTGTGATCGGAGAACAATAA